One Cryptomeria japonica chromosome 9, Sugi_1.0, whole genome shotgun sequence genomic window carries:
- the LOC131063257 gene encoding protein SOB FIVE-LIKE 6, with protein sequence MQQQNFFGPKHGCSLSPAMEDTGEEQKANERQEEISESGWTMYLDQSIHEFSSYKNSLVDFEEEEARNRKNGYSWFQHKDEEDSSMASDASSGPAQLLEVVNHKDFYNEAGQNGLKLSLSECDVSGVRKPKRRRVESDEHKDLDLLEDTASSPLHSFKSGLTENEAQNKDFSDFSKLVCDSHDQADAVNKRLDFLQSILPEAPMCREETVGVAIKYISALEQRIKVFQGHEDKNKDSHVVTAARDKIEGESGVLRDKGLCLVPISTLWNAI encoded by the exons ATGCAGCAACAAAATTTTTTTGGGCCTAAACACGGGTGCAGCTTGAGCCCTGCAATGGAGGACACTGGTGAAGAACAGAAGGCAAATGAAAGGCAAGAAGAGATTTCTGAGTCTGGATGGACAATGTACTTGGATCAATCCATACACGAGTTTTCTAGCTATAAGAACAGCCTAGTTGATTTTGAAGAAGAAGAGGCTAGAAATAGGAAAAATGGGTATTCTTGGTTTCAGCACAAGGATGAAGAGGACTCTTCCATGGCTTCTGATGCATCTTCTGGACCTGCACAACTCTTAGAAGTTGTGAATCAtaaagatttttacaatgaagctgGGCAAAATGGGCTGAAGTTAAGTTTAAGTGAATGTGATGTTTCTGGTGTGAGGAAGCCTAAGCGGAGAAGAGTGGAGTCAGATGAACACAAGGATCTGGATTTGCTTGAGGACACTGCAAGCTCTCCCCTTCACAGCTTCAAG AGTGGGCTCACAGAAAATGAAGCACAAAACAAGGATTTTTCAGACTTCTCCAAACTTGTTTGTGACTCTCATGATCAG GCAGATGCAGTGAACAAGCGCCTAGATTTTCTGCAATCCATCTTGCCCGAGGCACCA ATGTGCAGAGAAGAAACTGTGGGAGTAGCCATAAAATATATAAGTGCACTGGAACAAAGAATTAAG GTATTCCAAGGACATGAGGACAAGAACAAAGACAGCCATGTGGTAACAGCTGCAAGAGATAAGATTGAAGGGGAGAGTGGTGTTCTGAGAGATAAGGGTCTTTGCTTAGTACCCATTTCAACTCTGTGGAATGCAATCTAA